GCACCGCGAGCCGGCCGACGGCGAAGGCGTCGCCGGCCTGGGCGGCCGCCGTGATCAGGGGTCCGTTGATCGCCTCGACGTCCCCACCGGCCCGTGCGAGCAGCCCGCTCGCTGCGGCAGGATCGGCGAGCACGGCCTCGCGGGTGTCGCGCACGAGCGCGGAGCCGCTGCCGTACTGCTCCAGGCAGCCGTGGTTGCCGCACCCGCACAGGCGTCCGTCGGGGACGAGGCGCAGGTGGCCGATCTCGCCGGCGACGCCGTGGGCCCCGCGCAGCAGGCGGCCGTCCGCGATCACGCCGCCGCCCACGCCGGTGCCGACCGTCACCATCAGCTGGTCGTCGTGGTCACGCCCGGCGCCGTACCGGAACTCACCCCAGGCAGCGACGTTGCCGTCGTTCTCGACGACCACCGGGAGCCCGATCAGGCGGCTGAGGTCCGCGCCGAGCGGCTCGTTGCGCCAGGCGATGTTGGGCGCGAAGAGGACCGTGGACCGGTCGGAGGCGATGTAGCCGGCAGCGCCGACGCCGACCGCGGTCACGGGGTGCTCGGCGACCAGCTTCGCCACCAGTCCGGCGACGGCAGCCTCGATAGCGGCCGGGTCGGTGGCCGGGGAGACCACCCGTGCCTCGGCGAGGACGGTGCCGTCCTCGTCGACGACCGCACCGGCGATCTTGGTCCCGCCGATGTCGATGCCGCAGGTCAGGGTGCCGCTCATGGCGTCGGCTCCTCGGGGTCGTCGAGGTCGATCCGCTGCACCTCGGAGGTCCGGGTGCCGCTCTCCGGCGGTGTCTCCATCAGGCTCGCCGCGGCCTGCAGCAGGGAGGATGCCGCCACCATCAGGTGGGCCTTGACCTCGGGCGAGGTCTGCCGGACGGCGTGGACCACCCGGCACACCGGGCAGTACTTGCACTCGACCGCGTCGGTCGCGATGTGCTCACCGACCTCGTGTGCC
This genomic interval from Nocardioides kongjuensis contains the following:
- a CDS encoding ROK family glucokinase; the encoded protein is MSGTLTCGIDIGGTKIAGAVVDEDGTVLAEARVVSPATDPAAIEAAVAGLVAKLVAEHPVTAVGVGAAGYIASDRSTVLFAPNIAWRNEPLGADLSRLIGLPVVVENDGNVAAWGEFRYGAGRDHDDQLMVTVGTGVGGGVIADGRLLRGAHGVAGEIGHLRLVPDGRLCGCGNHGCLEQYGSGSALVRDTREAVLADPAAASGLLARAGGDVEAINGPLITAAAQAGDAFAVGRLAVLGDALGQGIASLAAVLDPGVVVIGGGVSEAHDLLLDPIRAAFERELTGRGFRPEAEIRLAAMGNRAGVVGAADLARG